A single region of the Serinus canaria isolate serCan28SL12 chromosome 1, serCan2020, whole genome shotgun sequence genome encodes:
- the DPT gene encoding dermatopontin, with the protein MDIFLLCVFLPLVTVAWGQYSDDYYGPYNYGDNDEWVNVYRQGFNFQCPHGQVIVAVRSVFSKKEGSDRLWNYACMPASQSLGEPTECWWEEINRAGTEWYQTCSNNGLVAGFQSQYFPSVLDREWQFYCCRYSRRCPYSCWLTTEYPGHYGEDMDMMMYTYDYYIRGATTTFSAVHRDRQWKFIVCRMTDYDCPFQNV; encoded by the exons ATggacattttccttctctgtgtgtttctgcCTCTGGTGACTGTGGCATGGGGCCAGTACAGTGACGATTACTATGGTCCCTATAATTATGGAGATAATGATGAATGGGTCAATGTGTACCGGCAAGGTTTCAACTTTCAGTGCCCGCATGGGCAGGTGATCGTCGCCGTCAGAAGTGTCTTCAGCAAGAAGGAAGGCTCTGACAGACTGTGGAACTATGCCTGCATGCCAGCATCCCAGAGCCTCGGTGAGCCGACAGAGTGCTGGTGGGAAGAGATCAACAGAGCGGGAACCGAATG GTATCAAACCTGCTCAAATAATGGGCTGGTGGCTGGTTTCCAGAGTCAGTATTTTCCATCTGTGCTGGACCGTGAATGGCAATTTTACTGCTGCCGCTATAGCCGGAGGTGCCCATATTCTTGCTG GTTAACAACAGAATATCCAGGACACTATGGAGAAGACATGGACATGATGATGTACACTTACGACTATTACATCCGTGGGGCAACTACAACTTTCTCTGCTGTGCACAG GGATCGTCAGTGGAAATTTATTGTCTGCAGGATGACAGACTATGACTGCccatttcaaaatgtttaa